CATTCTCAAATAATTCAGCTCTTCTTCTGAAATCTTGCCTATGGAAGCTTCATGGGTCAGCTGAGCTTTCTTATTATGGCAGATCAGTTCGGGCATTAAAGAAATCTTTGAACCCTTGTCTACCAGCAATCCCTGACAATCCAAATGCCCCTTGCTTGCAGCTTTGGCTACAATCAAGCTTTTAGCCGAAATTTCGCTTCTTTCTTTGCCGACCAATCTTAATTTAACTATCCCTTGGGAATTTTCGCCTTCAAGATGCAAAGCGTCATATATGTCTATCTTAGAATCGTTTTTGCCTTGCAAAACAAAATTCAAGTTAGCAGAAGCGTTCTTACCGGCATGAATTGTCGTTTTTAAAGAAACCTGTTTTGGCGGAAGCAAATTCTGGTAATTGTAAACTAAAGAAGAATCTTTTCCGAGAATGAATTCGTAATTAGGACTGACAAAATCATTCTGACCCCATTTGTGGACATGATTATATTCTAAACTGGCTCCTTCTTTTAGAATGAGCTTGCCTCGGGCCCTATGACTACCGTATAAATTGTTCTTAGCTGCATTGCAAACAACATTAGCTTTGGCCTTTATGCCCTTTTCAACAACCATGAGATTGGTTAAATTCTGGTAAACCTTTGGCGAAGCGATCGTCAAACAAGTGGTCAAGGTAGAATCCACTTGCTTTTTGACCCAAACAAAATACCCTTCTTTGGGCTTCTTAACAAAATAAGGCCTTGTCCATTCAAATTTCAGCCAGGCCTGGAGACTTGGTAAAACGATTACCCCCGGCAATCCGAAAATATTCTTTACCTTATGGTCAATTTGAAGATAGTTTGCATTTTTTACATTTATCATAGCCGTATCTTTTAATGCTTCTTAAAACTTTTCTGAAATCTTTTTCCTGGCAAATAACCCTGCCATCAACTATTACGCTGGTAATGTCGGGCTTTAAAAAATTCAAAATTGTTCCAGAATGGGTTATCAGCAGCACAGAAACCTTTCTATCTAATAATAATTTCTTAATGGTTTTGGCAACGGTTTCTGTTTTTTTTAGATCCAAACCTGAATCAATTTCATCGAAAATAACAAGCTTGGGATTTAAAGCCAGAATCTGGACTAGCTCAGCTGCTCTTTTTTCCCCTCCTGAAAAATCAAGATTGACCTCCCTGTCCAGTAAATGCTCAATCGTTTCAGTATTGTTTCGGTCTTTTGATATCTTTTCCAAAAGTCTTGAAAGTTTAACTCCTTTTATCGCTGGAGGAGACTGCCAAGACAAAGCCAAACCCAGTTTTACTCTTTTTTCCGGAGAAAGCCTTTTAATCTCTTTTCCGCAAAACAGAATGCTGCCTTTGGTCACTTTGTATTTAGAATTACCCAAAATCGCCTGGGCCAAAGTGCTTTTGCCAGAAGCATTGGGTCCCAAAATCGCCTGTATCTGGCCTTTTTCCACTTCCAAATCCACGCCCTTTAATATTTCTTTACCGTTTCCATTAACGTACAAGTTTTTAATCTTTAATAAATTGCTCATTTTTTTATTAAATCAGCCAAAGTTATCGAACTTAAAGCGGAATCCAAGGTTTTTTGGATTTTCAGCCAAAAGCTTTTAGCCAGACATTTTCTCTCCATGGGACAAGATTTGCCTTTTGCCGTGCATTTAACCAGGCCTTTGCTGTCTTCCAGGGCGCAGATTATTTCGCTGATTCTTATTTTTGAGGGTTTCTTAGCTAAAAAGTATCCGCCCTGAACGCCTTTTTTCGCCTTAACTAATCCAGTTTTTTCGAGCTTAGAAAGTATCTTTTCCAGATAATCGAAAGAAATCCCTTCTTCTTTTGAAATAAATTTCAAGGGACAAATATCTTTTTTGCATTTTGCCAGATAAACCATCGCTCTCAGTCCGTATTGTGATTTGGTGGATATTTTGAACATACTTCAATAAACTCAGTACAAGTTAAAAGCCGACAAGTATTGTCGGTTTTTAGTTTATCAAAATTCTATATTAGCGTCAATAGTTTTATAAGAAACCTAAAATATTCTATTAAATTTACAAGTTTTTATGTATTATTTTCTTAATTGATGAATGCAGACACCGTGTATTCGCTTACTAAAATTACAATTAAAGCACAAAACTTGCAATCCTAAGTGTTTTGGATAATTATTAGTTTTAAGCCATTTTAAAAAAGAGGTTCCAAGTCCATATTTTTCCCTTTCTTTACGCCTAATATTATTAATATGATCTAAACATAAAAAATCTATTTCTGTTTCTCCACAACAGACACATTTTGGTTTTTCATTATTATTATATGCTTTCAATGCTTGAATTTTTAATTCTGCCCTGTATCTCTTACTTATTTCAATTACCTTTTCCCTGTTTCTTTTCTTCCATAAATTACTTCTTTTTTTAAGTTTTTCGGAATTTTCCAAGTAATATTGTTTTGCTTTTTTATTATTACATGTTTTACAAATACGATACTTAATAGGGGTGCCATCTTTATTTTCAGTTACTCCACATAAACAGCATTTCATATATTTTATCTGTTAAAAAATTATTTCAATTTATTCTATGAATTTGATATAATAAAAAACCGACCACTTATTCGGTTTTATTGTATCTTTACCAAGAACCCTTGTCAAGCCACTATGTCATATTCTTTCAAGCCGCCCGTCGGTATTTCAAAATTGATGATCTGTTCGTCAGAAATATTCTCAATATGCTTAACCAAAGCTCTCAGGCTGTTATGACTGGCCACCACCAGAACGTTTTTCCCTTCTTTTAAATCTTTTTCAATGTGTTCTTCGTAAAACGGCACCACTCTGTTATATACGTCTTTCAGGCTTTCGCCTTCTGGCGGCGCATCGTTCCATCCCCTTCTCCATAGCTTAACCTGTGCTTCGCCGTATTGCCTTTTAACATCGTTTTTATTTAATCCTTGCAGCCTTCCGTAATTCCTTTCGTCCAACGCTTTATCAACAATAATCGGCACATCTTTTACCCAAGCGTTAGTGAAGGGTGAAGATGAAGATTTATCTTCATCGATTTTGCCAAGATTTTCCAAAATTAAAGAAACAGTTCCCCTGTTTCTGGTTAAGGGCGAAGTGTAAACTTTATCGATTTGAAAACCAGCCAACTTTTCAGCAACCTCTTTTGCGCTCTCAATTCCCTCTTCACTCAAAGGAATATCGGTCCAGCCGGTAAAGCGATTTTCTTTATTCCACTGCGATTGTAAATGCCTTAATAAAAGTAATTTAGCCATGAATTTCTTTTTCTATTTTCAATAATCTGCTGTATTTTACCATTCTTTCCGGTTTTGACGGAGCGCCGGATTTTATAAAATCAGCTCCGATGCCGACAGCCAGATCAGCAATGAAATCATCCATGGTTTCTCCCGAACGATGGGAAACGATAATTTTCCAACCGTATGATTTTGCCAGCTTAGAAGCTGTAATCGCTTCAGAAACCGTACCGATCTGATTGGGCTTTATAATTACGGCATTGCAGGCTTTTCTCTTCCTGGCCAGCTTGATTCTGCCGGGATTGGTGACAGTCAAATCATCTCCGACAATCAAAAGCTTTTTAAACTTTAAATTCATTAATTTCCACCCATGCCAGTCTTCTTCAGAAAAAGGATCCTCTATGGCGATTATGGCAGGATATTTTTTGAGAAGACCAACATAGAAATCAAGCATTTCTTTTTTGCTCTTTTTTTCTCCTTCAAAGAAATATTTCCCTTTTTTAAAAAATGAAGAAGCAGCAGCATCTAAAACAATTCTTGCTTTGTTTTTAAAACCGGCTTCTTTCACAGATTCAATTATTCTATCAAGAGCTTGTTCTGTTTTTTTGGCAGTTGCCACAAAAGCACCTTCTAGACCCAAAACTGCAGCTGATCTGCCGTACTTTTTAATTAAATTCTTCCTTAGTAGATTATATACTTTCTTGCTTTGAAAAAAACTTTCTTTAAAAGAGCTTTTAGGAAAAGCCGTCATAAACTCTTGAATATTCAGCTTGTTTTTGGCGTGAAGCCCGCCTTCAATCTGCAAAACCAAAGGATAAGGAATTCTCGGCTTTGTACCGGCAATTGCAGAAATCCATTTCCAGAGAGGCAGTTTTTTACTTCTGGCCCCTGCCCTTAAAACAGCAATAGAAGTAGCCAAGGTGGCATTTGCCCCAAAGCGGGACTTGTTTCTGAATAACCATGCATCTATCTGTTTTTGAGAAGCTGCTTCTTTTCCTGCAATCTTTCTACATATAGCTTTGTTAATGTTTTTTACAGCTGTTTTTACGTCTTTGGTTTTTGCTTCAAATCTGCCTTTTGAAGTGCCTGCGGGCACTGAAGCTGAAAAACTGCCAGAGTCAGTAATAACTTGCGCGCAAACTGTGGGATTTCCTTTTGAATCTAAAATTTTCCTGGCTTTGATTCCTTTAATTCCAGCCATTTTTTTGAAGATAATTTGAAATAGCTAAAAGCGCTTTGGTGCCTTCGCCGGCCGCCACAACGATTTGCTTGAAGATAACGTCGCTGACGTCTCCTGCAGCAAAGAGACCAGTAGTCTTGGTCTGCATTGTCTTTTGGTCGATAACTATTTCATCCCTTTCACTGAAATCAACCAAGCCTTTGACAAAAGAAGTGGCAGGCTGCGAGCCGATTTCAACAAAAATGCCTCCGACTTTCAAAGAAACCGTCTTTTTCGTTTCATTATCCTGGTAAACCAAAGATTCAACAAATTTCTTTCCTTCCACTTTTTTCAAAGCAGCTGAAGTTATCACTTTAATCTTGCCTGTTTTTTTGGCTTTTTCCTGAATTGATTGATCGGCACTGACTTTTGAAGAATTTTCCAAAATGTATAATTTTCTGACCCAACCGGCCAAAAACAGAGCTGCTTCAAACCCGGAGTTCCCTCCTCCGACAACCACCACGTCTTTGCCAGCATATAAGGGAGCATCACAGGCTGTACAGTAGGAAACTCCCTTGCCAATGAATTTCTTTTCGCCTGGCACCTCTAAAGGCCGAGGGTCAGCTCCGGAAGCAATGAGAACCGTCTTGCTTTTGAATTTTTTTTTCTTTCCGGTCAAAACCGAAAAAGTCTTTCCTGCTTTTTTAATTTTTGAAACTAATGCAAGCTCGATTTTGATCTGGCCCCTACCTGGCTGTCCAGAAGTGAATTTCCTCAAGTGCTTTTCAAACTTCTTAATCAAATCAAGTCCGGATATTTCTTCAAACCCGGGATAATTCTCAATGGCAACAGCTTTCCTGGCCATTTGCCCGCCAAAGCTCTTGGTTATTAAAAGCGCGTTTAAGCGCTGTCTGGAAGCATAAATGCCGGCAGCAACGCCAGCAGGTCCGCCGCCAATTATTATGAC
This portion of the Candidatus Paceibacterota bacterium genome encodes:
- a CDS encoding 2,3-diphosphoglycerate-dependent phosphoglycerate mutase; translation: MAKLLLLRHLQSQWNKENRFTGWTDIPLSEEGIESAKEVAEKLAGFQIDKVYTSPLTRNRGTVSLILENLGKIDEDKSSSSPFTNAWVKDVPIIVDKALDERNYGRLQGLNKNDVKRQYGEAQVKLWRRGWNDAPPEGESLKDVYNRVVPFYEEHIEKDLKEGKNVLVVASHNSLRALVKHIENISDEQIINFEIPTGGLKEYDIVA
- a CDS encoding SufD family Fe-S cluster assembly protein — protein: MINVKNANYLQIDHKVKNIFGLPGVIVLPSLQAWLKFEWTRPYFVKKPKEGYFVWVKKQVDSTLTTCLTIASPKVYQNLTNLMVVEKGIKAKANVVCNAAKNNLYGSHRARGKLILKEGASLEYNHVHKWGQNDFVSPNYEFILGKDSSLVYNYQNLLPPKQVSLKTTIHAGKNASANLNFVLQGKNDSKIDIYDALHLEGENSQGIVKLRLVGKERSEISAKSLIVAKAASKGHLDCQGLLVDKGSKISLMPELICHNKKAQLTHEASIGKISEEELNYLRMRGLSEKEAIDLIVSGFLKQ
- a CDS encoding FAD-dependent oxidoreductase, which translates into the protein MIYDVIIIGGGPAGVAAGIYASRQRLNALLITKSFGGQMARKAVAIENYPGFEEISGLDLIKKFEKHLRKFTSGQPGRGQIKIELALVSKIKKAGKTFSVLTGKKKKFKSKTVLIASGADPRPLEVPGEKKFIGKGVSYCTACDAPLYAGKDVVVVGGGNSGFEAALFLAGWVRKLYILENSSKVSADQSIQEKAKKTGKIKVITSAALKKVEGKKFVESLVYQDNETKKTVSLKVGGIFVEIGSQPATSFVKGLVDFSERDEIVIDQKTMQTKTTGLFAAGDVSDVIFKQIVVAAGEGTKALLAISNYLQKNGWN
- the eno gene encoding phosphopyruvate hydratase translates to MAGIKGIKARKILDSKGNPTVCAQVITDSGSFSASVPAGTSKGRFEAKTKDVKTAVKNINKAICRKIAGKEAASQKQIDAWLFRNKSRFGANATLATSIAVLRAGARSKKLPLWKWISAIAGTKPRIPYPLVLQIEGGLHAKNKLNIQEFMTAFPKSSFKESFFQSKKVYNLLRKNLIKKYGRSAAVLGLEGAFVATAKKTEQALDRIIESVKEAGFKNKARIVLDAAASSFFKKGKYFFEGEKKSKKEMLDFYVGLLKKYPAIIAIEDPFSEEDWHGWKLMNLKFKKLLIVGDDLTVTNPGRIKLARKRKACNAVIIKPNQIGTVSEAITASKLAKSYGWKIIVSHRSGETMDDFIADLAVGIGADFIKSGAPSKPERMVKYSRLLKIEKEIHG
- a CDS encoding Rrf2 family transcriptional regulator — encoded protein: MFKISTKSQYGLRAMVYLAKCKKDICPLKFISKEEGISFDYLEKILSKLEKTGLVKAKKGVQGGYFLAKKPSKIRISEIICALEDSKGLVKCTAKGKSCPMERKCLAKSFWLKIQKTLDSALSSITLADLIKK
- a CDS encoding ATP-binding cassette domain-containing protein, with the protein product MSNLLKIKNLYVNGNGKEILKGVDLEVEKGQIQAILGPNASGKSTLAQAILGNSKYKVTKGSILFCGKEIKRLSPEKRVKLGLALSWQSPPAIKGVKLSRLLEKISKDRNNTETIEHLLDREVNLDFSGGEKRAAELVQILALNPKLVIFDEIDSGLDLKKTETVAKTIKKLLLDRKVSVLLITHSGTILNFLKPDITSVIVDGRVICQEKDFRKVLRSIKRYGYDKCKKCKLSSN